From Hippocampus zosterae strain Florida unplaced genomic scaffold, ASM2543408v3 HiC_scaffold_305, whole genome shotgun sequence, one genomic window encodes:
- the LOC127594903 gene encoding LOW QUALITY PROTEIN: cAMP-dependent protein kinase catalytic subunit gamma-like (The sequence of the model RefSeq protein was modified relative to this genomic sequence to represent the inferred CDS: inserted 2 bases in 2 codons; deleted 7 bases in 5 codons), with product IFLQTEQPESRLHADASPASRLTLLAGKSLNIEPFVGLRTNRQVNILSFKILRCIGAGGFAKVFLVRSRIDGRFYAMKLIHKQILTDSRREIIVINEKEIMVSVNHXFLMSLQYSFESKDYAVLVMEYCPGGELFTYIKREKRFDEETARFYFLEILLGLEELHSRHVIYRDIKPENILIGLDGHVRITDFGLSKPGIHGRDQAHSFCGSPEYMSPEMIARAXHSFTVDYYCLGALLYEMVKDPEEVSDEADSEIKPKRKRGRPPKAKHVEEEEKPVFDCKYFFDEPA from the exons GATTTTCCTGCAAACCGAACAACCTGAAAGTAGACTACATGCTGACGCCAGTCCAGCATCCCGGCTGACATTGCTGGCTGGCAAGTCTCTGAACATCGAGCCCTTTGTGGGCCTGAGGACGAACCGCCAGGTCAATATCTTGAGCTTCAAGATTTTGAGGTGCATC GGGGCAGGCGGCTTCGCCAAGGTGTTTCTCGTGAGGAGCCGGATCGACGGGCGTTTCTATGCCATGAAGCTGATCCACAAGCAAATCCTGACCGACAGCCGACGCGAAATCATCGTCATCAACGAGAAGGAGATCATGGTGTCGGTCAACC CCTTCCTGATGTCGCTGCAGTACTCCTTCGAAAGCAAG GACTACGCAGTGCTGGTGATGGAGTACTGTCCCGGAGGCGAGCTGTTCACCTACATCAAGCGG GAAAAACGGTTCGATGAGGAAACCGCGCGCTTCTACTTCCTGGAGATTCTGCTGGGC CTTGAGGAGCTGCACTCGAGGCATGTCATCTACAGGGACATCAAGCCT GAAAACATTCTGATCGGGCTTGACGGCCACGTCAGGATCACCGACTTCGGGCTGAGCAAGCCGGGAATCCATGGCCGTGACCAGGCGCATTCCTTCTGCGGGTCGCCTGAGTACATGTCACCCGAGATGATCGCCAGGG GGCATTCCTTCACAGTGGACTACTACTGCCTGGGCGCGCTGCTGTACGAGATGGTG AAAGACCCCGAGGAAGTATCCGACGAGGCTGACAGCGAGATCAAGCCCAAGAGGAAGAGAGGCCGGCCTCCCAAGGCCAAGCACGTCGAGGAGGAAGAAAAGCCTGTCTTCGACTGCAAGTACTTCTTCGACGAGCCTGCCTAG